The DNA window CTCAAGCAGGTGGCCATAACCAAGGGCAACGAAAACGCCAACGGCGTCCCGCCCATCACGCTTCTTACCAGGGAAAAGGTGACATCGGCCGACGTGTCACCATTAGAATTCtcgcagaaagaaaaaaaaggtgacgGCGGTCGACGCCACGTGTCTTTTCAGAATGAGAGCAACAAGCCAAACTTCGACAAGATGATCGAGGCGATCCGAGGCAGCCGTGAAGGGAAGACGGTGGGCGTGTTCAGCAAGGACAAATTTCCCGGCGAGTACATGAAGAGCTGGAACGACACGCTCGCGGCCGAGGGGCTGGCGAAGGCAAGGGGAGCGCCGCGGCTGCCGATCGTCCGGCCAAACGAGTGCGATGTCACGTCCTCTTTTCCCGCAGGTGGACATCAGCGCCGTGGTGGCGTACACGATGGCGGTGAAGGAGGACGGCGAGCTCGGCCTGATGAAGAAAGCGGCGGCCATCACCAGCGAGGTGTTCTCCAAGTTTTTTAAGGAGCGAGTCATGGAGATCGTCGACGCGGATGAGGTAACGACGCCTGAATTGGGGGGAAAACCGCGTTGTGCCCGCTCACGGGTGTTTTCCCACCAACAGAAAGTGCGCCACAGCAAACTGGCCGAGTCCGTGGAGAAGGCCATCGAGGAGAAGAAATACTTGGGCGGTGTGGACCCGTCCACCGTGGAGATGTGTTACCCTCCCATCATCCAGAGCGGCGGGAACTACAGCCTCAAGTTCAGCGTCGTCAGGTAGATCGTTACCTCAGCCAAGGTCACTGGTTTGTGTGCAACTCTTCTCCTTCTAAacactttatatatatttgtttaaatatacagtcaTAAACAAAATTGACCAACCTCGGTTCTTTAACATTGTGGTCGGGAAAAGGTCTGACACTGCTCGCCTGTGTGTAAAACccgctgggggaaaaaaaaacccaacaaaatcCAACTGAACATGTCTTCTTTCTGCCAGTGACAAGAACCATATGCACTTTGGCGCCATCACATGTGCCATGGGCATCCGCTACAAGTCGTACTGCTCCAACCTGGTGCGGACACTCATGGTGGACCCCCCGCAGGAGATGCAGGACAACTACAACTTTCTGCtgcaggtggaggaggagcTGCTCAAGGAGCTGAAGCACGGTGCGTTCGGGAGCTCGGCGAGAGGGCGGCGCGTGACGGACAGCGTGGATATGACGTGcgtgctgttttaaaaaaaaaattaaaattcccCTCCTCCCCCAGGTGTGAAAATCTGCGACGCCTACAACACTGTTCTGGAGTAcgtaaagaaggagaaaatggacCTTGTCGCCAAGCTGACCAAAAACCTCGGGTAGGTTGATTCATGTGAATAAACATGTATACTGTAACGCGATCGTCTCACATGTGGATTGTTTCCAGGTTTGCCATGGGGATCGAGTTCAGAGAAGGCTCCTTGGTGCTCAACGTCAAGAATCAGTACAAACTGAAGAAAGGTGGCTGTATCGTGTTAAATTATGATGATAgtgtcaaaagtgttttttttaattttattttattttttcaatcccccccccccaacacgtgtatgtgtgtgtgtctggcagGTATGGTGATGAGTGTCAGTTTAGGCTTAGCCGACCTCACGAATAAAGACGGCAAAAAAGAAGAGCAGAAGAAGTATGCCTTGTTTGTTGGTGACACGGTGCAGATCAATGAGGTGAGTTGACCTGACGCACACACGAGTGCAAGCTGTCTGGTGtgtataattgtgtgtgtgtgtgtgtgacaggggGAGGCGGCCACAGTACTCACGCCGGTCAAGAAGAAGATCAAAAACGTCGGGATCTTCCTCAAGGTAAGCGCTCCGACATTTGCGACTTGAACGCCGGACGCACGGTCCTGGCCGTCTTTTGAACACGCGACCTCCCTCAGAACGACgacgaggaagacgaggaggaggatggcGACGATGCGGAGGAATTGCTGGGGAAAGGCGCTCGCAGTGCGGCGCTGCTCGCCGACAGAACCCGGGTGAGTCGGCGCGCCGGTGTGTTGCCTCGACGTGCACGTGAGACCTGCTGACTAAGCGTGTGCGTGTTTTTGGTCTCTACTAGCTACTCGGGAAGGTAAGTAGTCAATCAAATCGCTCGCTGATGAAAGCAAGtggcatttttgtatttttgaatatttttttttttgtatgccttTCGAGTCATGATCTGATGGTGTGCAGCATTTAAATCACCGCATGCGTGTTGGTGTGTCTGTGTTGACTGTGTTGCCACACCCATGACGTTTGCGCGCGTGTCGTCTACTTAGAATGAGATGACGGCCGAGGAGAAGCGGCGCGCCCACCAGAAGGAGCTCGCCAACAGTTTAAACGAGGAGGCCAAGCGGCGGCTGACTGAGCAGAAAGGCGAGCAGCAGATCCAGAAGTAAGCGTCGGCTTCAGATCGAAACCCGCGACCGCTTCGGAACCGGACTCCACTTTTGACCTCTTTCTCTTTAGGGCGAGAAAATCCAACGTGTCCTACAAGAATGTTTCTCAGATGCCCAGAGAGAAGGACATCCGAGAAATGAAGATCTTCATCGACAAGAAATACGAGACTGTCGTCATGCCCATCTTTGGCATCGCCACCCCGTTTCACATCGCCACCATTAAGGTACGCTATAGCGGGCTCCTTTCCCCACCTCTGATGAGTTTGACTGCACCTGACCTCTGTGTTTGTGTCTAGAACATCAGCATGTCTGTGGAAGGAGATTACACGTACTTGAGGATCAACTTCTACGTTCCTGGCAGCTCCTTAGGCCGACAGGAAGGGAACATCTTCCCCAATCCAGACGCCACTTTTGTTAAGGAAATGTACGTATCGGACCGCATCAGGTCGGGTGGGGCTGGTGGTCTTTTTGCGGTCGCACTGTATCACAGCTTTTTAAATCATACACGTCTTAATTCCATTTTGCGGGTGTTTCGTTATATTGCGGtgatactttttccacacagaccattcctatatatatatatatatatataaaataaaatagatataCTGTAAGCACGATAACTTGTTCGGCTGTCAGCTAACGCTACCTTCTTGCACTGTCAGCACATACCGCGCGTCCAACCTGAAGGCACCCGGCGATACCTCGGTGCCGTCCACCAACCTGCAGAACGCCTTCCGCATTATCAAGGAGGTCCAGAAGCGCTACAAGACGCGGGAAgccgaggagaaggagaaggaggggaTCGTCAAGCAGGACTCGCTGGTCGTCAACCTAAACCGCAGCAACCCCAAACTCAAAGACCTCTACATCCGGCCTAACATCGCCCAGAAGAGGATGCAGGGCTCGCTGGAGGCGCATACCAACGGTAAGGTCGGAGGCCTCGTGTTCGTCCACATCTGCTTCTGCGTTTCACCGCCACTCGTCTCCCGGGGCAGGTTTCCGTTTCACATCTGTCCGCGGCGATAAAGTGGACATCCTTtacaacaacatcaaacacGCCATCTTCCAGCCGTGTGACGGCGAGATGATCATTGTCCTGCACTTCCACCTCAAGGTGCTGCCAGACGCTCGAGGAGAACGCGGCCACGTTCTTCCCGAGTCAGGCTGAAGAATTTCCGCTTTGCTCTCCTGTAGAACGCCATCATGTTCGGCAAGCGCCGCCACACGGACGTGCAATTTTACACGGAGGTGGGCGAGATCACCACGGACCTGGGCAAGCACCAGCACATGCACGACCGCGACGACCTCTACGCCGAGCAGATGGAGCGCGAGATGCGGCACAAGCTCAAATCGGCCTTCAAGAACTTCATCGAGAAGGTCGAGACACTTACCCGAGAAGAGCTGGAGTTTGAGGTTCCTTTCAGGGACCTTGGGTGAGTCCCGTGGGCTGCCGTAACAACTAAGGTACCAGAGGGGCGGGAAGGTAAACCGGGGAGGTTTTATAATATTCCTCATTTTCCACGGCAATTGagtgcaaaaaaaagtttttgtcattgtgtttgCTAGCCcgtgagctaacaagctagcgagtttaggagctaaacagctcgcgcCACCACGGCGATGTGGTTTAAAAAGTCGGGGCTTTGCTCATGGTtgttgtgtgttagtccccGATGAACacatgggaaagttaactgtttattattttcACTAGCCTGCGCGCTAAAGAGATAAACAGCTCGCTCTACCACGGCAAagttagaaaataataaataattgaacaTAATAGGGGTGGGTGTTATTTTTCATGACTTCAGAGGCATCAAAAACAGCAATATTATTGTTTATCCTGATAgtctttgggaaaatatatggtcctaaaaaaaatttgtcttgACAGGCCTAAACCGTAGTAACATGCTCACTGACGGGGGAATATGTTTGCAGCTTCCAGGGCGCCCCCTACAGGAGCACCTGCCTGCTGCAACCTACCTCAAGTTCACTTGTCAACGTTACGGAATGGGTGAGGGCACACGCACACCTGTTTTTAGCCCCGCACAAAAGGCCCACACGATCCGTTGTAATATGAATAACGCAATAATAAACGCACGCAGCCGCCGTTCGTGGTGACTCTGGACGAGGTGGAGCTGGTCCACTTTGAGCGTGTGCAGTTCCACCTGAAGAACTTTGATGTGGTCATCGTCTACAAGGACTACAACAAGAAGGTGACCATGATCAACGCCGTGCCTGTCAACTCCCTGGACCCCATCAAGGAGTGGCTCAAGTAAGCTCGCTGTTGCCCAAAAAAAGTCAACGGCATCCCGCGCTCTGTTTTAACCGTCGTTCTTCCCCTCGTGTGCAGTTCGTGCGACATCAAGTACACGGAAGGGGTCCAGTCCCTCAACTGGACCAAGATTATGAAGACCATCGTCGACGACCCCGAGGGCTTCTTCGAGCAAGGAGGCTGGTCCTTCCTGGACCCGGAGAGCGAGGTCTTTACGGCGCCCGGAGCGACTATTCGCAGCCGCGCGTGCCGCCGTCGGCtctatttgtgttgtttgtccaCCAGGGGAGCGGTGGCGAAGAAGACTCCGAGTCCGAGATGGAGGACGAGACGTTTAACCCCTCTGCGGACGAGACGGAAGTTGAAGAGGAAGACAGCGATGAAGACTACAGCTCCGAGACGGAGGATTCCAGTAGGTTTGCGTCTCTCTCCAACGCCAGCTGATGTGAGACTTGCGTCTTTAGCAATAAAGCCGCGCGCTGTCGCCCGCAGACTACAGCGCATCACTGGGCAGCGAGGAGGAGAGCGGCAAGGACTGGGACGAGCTGGAGGAAGAGGCCCGGAAAGGTGGGTGCCGACCAATAATCTCGTAAGCGCGAAACGCACAAAACTGCAAAACCGGTCCAAGCGCGTCCTCCCGGTTCGGATAAATGGCGAAGCGGGGCCGTGACTACCAAAGATGCTCATCTTGAATGTTTGAGACGTCATTCGTCGTGTTGCCATATCTCATTATTTGTACAagtaaatgatatacatgtactgtatttaacttttgtcacaAGACACCggccataaataaaacaacttttagcaagttcggcttcaaacaatcatgccATCAACCCCCGTTGTGTTGCACGCTAGCGTAGCATACACGGGAAGTCAGCTCacctgttttccaggtttggtcacgtgacgttccggtTCTGTCGCGGTTTGTGAGCAGAGTTGAATTTAACCCTGTGGCCTCAATGCTGGCAAATGACCGCCACCTTGCTTCCTGTTTTGAACAATTTTTAGCTGTGTTAATGCATTTTCTAACTTCAGCTCTTCAAGTATATTAGTAATATACTGTTCACATGAAATAGTACCTTTTGGCTCCTTTGGAGCCACTTTAATTTATTTCACGTTTAGAGTTACAATTTGGGTGAAATGGGTTTCAATCtagaaaagaatattttttagtTTTCCACAATGGAGCAGTTTCATGTCATATTGTTAGTATTCCGAAAGGCGCTTAAAGAGGGAGTTTTAAAACTGCTGGCAAGAGtttaatgtagcctcacttcgcTATGTTcgcaaatgtctcattttgatCATGAGTCTGCTTTCATTTACTGTTGAAAGGCTGAAATcgggatttggacaattttcggTGGAGCAATGGCTGTGAATGATTAATTATCAAagtagttgtcaattaattagaTGATCAATAAGCTATTGATGAATTGCGACACCTCTACGACGGCGCAAGGGTGCGCTATGAGAGTGCACGGGGCCAATGATTGATACTTTGTTCTTCCTCGGTCGCGgtggtttcattaaaaaaaaaaaaaagtgtacgaGGCCAAAAATGTTTCCGGGAAAAATAGAAGCTGAAGAGTAAATGAAACGTGAGGCAAAGTCTGCTGTCATTGTTGCCGTACGCAGCCGACAAGGAGAGTCACTACGAGGATGAGGACACGTCCAACAAGAAGAGAAAGAACCCCTCGTCAACGCTGCCGCCGATCAAGAAGAAGAGGCGGTCATAAACGTCCGTCTCGCACCGAGCAGCCCCGCCCCACCCCGCCCTCTCGCGCCCCGACTGGCTCACACGATCTGCGTGTAGACGTAGAGGCCGCCACGTCACGTTGTCACGGTGACGTACCAGCAAACTTCATTTTCTCTTCATTCCTCATTCgtctgcattgtgtgtgtgtgtgtgtgtgtgtgcgcttgtgtgCGAAATGCGTTTTTATCGCAAAGGTTTCTGTTGGCTCCTAAAGAAACGCTTCACACGCCGCCTGACAACTGTTTTATGAGGAGTCCCTCCCTCGTGTTGCAGTCGAGGACGTTCAACAACTTTTGTTGGGCGgtgggtgttttttgtttttaatgagttttgtgaaacacacagacacacacacacacacacggtctgCCTCCTTTGTCTTTTCCGAGTAGATGTTTGTTGTACTTAATtctaaaagtcattttttttgtttttgtaataaaataaaaaggaagaaaCTTTCTTCTGAGTGGACTTCTTCCCGCCTTACAGTGTCAACCAAAGAGAGCTaagagtttgtttgtttgttttcccagcAAAAACAAGCGTTTTCCATCTTCCTCACATTTTGCAGTGACTGTCGTCTTGGACTTTGCCATCATTTCAGCATTTTAGTGATAAAGCATCGTTTCGTCAAGGTTGTTGCTCGTCACGGTGCATCCAGGCCAGAATAATCACGTTGTCCGCAATCCAGCTAAGGTATATCTCGAAGAATATGGCCCCTCGTGATGAACTCCTAAATGAATGCGTCACGCAACAGAAGCCCAGGAAGGAGGAGCCAGATGGGCTGTCATGGAAAGACAAGCCCCCGCATGACATGTACCACTAACAAATTGAAAAAGTGTCTGCCAGAGAAAATATGGAAAAGCCTGGAATGCAAGACCGCTCGGAGGCACTAATCACGGCAGCACAAGAACAGGCCCTAACTCGAGGACGGGGGTCTACCACATCAAACGGGACCCCAGATGCAGGCTGTGCAAAGAAGCCCCAGAGACAGTGCAGCACATCACAGCAGCGTGTAAGATGCTGGCAGGCGAGGCATACGCGGAGCGGTATAACCAGGCAGCACGAAACGGTGTACCAAATATGAACCGGAGGTCTCAGAATCGAGATGGCAGACGGTACCCAAGGCGGTTGAGAACAACCAGGCTAAGATCCTGCGAGACAAACAAGTTGTGCCCGTCTTGATCGGGGAACTGGGGGCAGTCACCCTCCCGAGCTGGGCGGATGGCTCCAGGAGATACCAGGAACAACATCCGACATCTCCATCCAGAAGAGGAAACGAAAACGAtttatgtaatgtgtttttttttttttttttttttggggcgggggctGCTGTTTGCATACACTGCGTACCGACACATAATGTCATGTCGGCCCGGCTGCGGCGAGCGAGGGTAAGCAACGTCCCAGTGACGTAGGAGCACAAAGACAAAAGTCGGACTCGTGTTGCGACGTCATGACGCACCAAGGCACCGCGAACCTTTACAGTGCGCTCCCCGCGGACACCGACGACCACAGGTGAGCCTTCTCTCCTACTTACAGTAGTATTCGTAATTACTAGAACATCATACAACTATAAATCCTTTCGCACGTATTTGAAAAGGAGGACGAGGACGCGGCACATTTTGACGACAGGTTACCTCTGAGTCTCCCTTGAACGTCTCATTTCCGTTTCCActtgtttttccccctctctcgcTTCAGACGACTCTAAATGTTGCTTTCGTGTGTTTAAAATATCCATATAATGGAATGTGAGACGATAAATCGGCCcgccatgttgttgttgtttttttaaatctatttcaCAGCGGTCATGTGATGGCAACGAGAATATAGGAGGAGGCTGGATGTCCGAGGCTGCCTGAATGCGTCCCTTCCCTCATATCGGTCTTGGCCTCTTTCTTGTCGGTCCGTCCGTCGGTCCCGCACTGCCGTGTGGCAAACGGAAAATTCTCGGAAGACACGCTGTATGTGTGTGGCACAATAGTACAACAAGcagggggttaaaaaaaaaaaggcggatTGTGTCCGTGGACATTGTGACGTGGGAGCTAGCCCGGCAGGTGCACCGCGGCGGCTTCGAGATTGTTCGCGTCTGCCAGTGAGCCCACGCCGCCCGCGCCGGTGCCCcctcggggtggggggggg is part of the Phyllopteryx taeniolatus isolate TA_2022b chromosome 23, UOR_Ptae_1.2, whole genome shotgun sequence genome and encodes:
- the supt16h gene encoding FACT complex subunit SPT16 isoform X1, with translation MAANLDKEAYYRRIKRLYGNWKKGEDEFGKADAIVVSVGVDEEIVYAKSTAIQTWLFGYEVTDTIMVFCETKILFLASKKKVDFLKQVAITKGNENANGVPPITLLTREKNESNKPNFDKMIEAIRGSREGKTVGVFSKDKFPGEYMKSWNDTLAAEGLAKVDISAVVAYTMAVKEDGELGLMKKAAAITSEVFSKFFKERVMEIVDADEKVRHSKLAESVEKAIEEKKYLGGVDPSTVEMCYPPIIQSGGNYSLKFSVVSDKNHMHFGAITCAMGIRYKSYCSNLVRTLMVDPPQEMQDNYNFLLQVEEELLKELKHGVKICDAYNTVLEYVKKEKMDLVAKLTKNLGFAMGIEFREGSLVLNVKNQYKLKKGMVMSVSLGLADLTNKDGKKEEQKKYALFVGDTVQINEGEAATVLTPVKKKIKNVGIFLKNDDEEDEEEDGDDAEELLGKGARSAALLADRTRNEMTAEEKRRAHQKELANSLNEEAKRRLTEQKGEQQIQKARKSNVSYKNVSQMPREKDIREMKIFIDKKYETVVMPIFGIATPFHIATIKNISMSVEGDYTYLRINFYVPGSSLGRQEGNIFPNPDATFVKEITYRASNLKAPGDTSVPSTNLQNAFRIIKEVQKRYKTREAEEKEKEGIVKQDSLVVNLNRSNPKLKDLYIRPNIAQKRMQGSLEAHTNGFRFTSVRGDKVDILYNNIKHAIFQPCDGEMIIVLHFHLKNAIMFGKRRHTDVQFYTEVGEITTDLGKHQHMHDRDDLYAEQMEREMRHKLKSAFKNFIEKVETLTREELEFEVPFRDLGFQGAPYRSTCLLQPTSSSLVNVTEWPPFVVTLDEVELVHFERVQFHLKNFDVVIVYKDYNKKVTMINAVPVNSLDPIKEWLNSCDIKYTEGVQSLNWTKIMKTIVDDPEGFFEQGGWSFLDPESEVFTAPGATIRSRACRRRLYLCCLSTRGAVAKKTPSPRWRTRRLTPLRTRRKLKRKTAMKTTAPRRRIPTTAHHWAARRRAARTGTSWRKRPGKPTRRVTTRMRTRPTRRERTPRQRCRRSRRRGGHKRPSRTEQPRPTPPSRAPTGSHDLRVDVEAATSRCHGDVPANFIFSSFLIRLHCVCVCVCVRLCAKCVFIAKVSVGS
- the supt16h gene encoding FACT complex subunit SPT16 isoform X2; translated protein: MAANLDKEAYYRRIKRLYGNWKKGEDEFGKADAIVVSVGVDEEIVYAKSTAIQTWLFGYEVTDTIMVFCETKILFLASKKKVDFLKQVAITKGNENANGVPPITLLTREKNESNKPNFDKMIEAIRGSREGKTVGVFSKDKFPGEYMKSWNDTLAAEGLAKVDISAVVAYTMAVKEDGELGLMKKAAAITSEVFSKFFKERVMEIVDADEKVRHSKLAESVEKAIEEKKYLGGVDPSTVEMCYPPIIQSGGNYSLKFSVVSDKNHMHFGAITCAMGIRYKSYCSNLVRTLMVDPPQEMQDNYNFLLQVEEELLKELKHGVKICDAYNTVLEYVKKEKMDLVAKLTKNLGFAMGIEFREGSLVLNVKNQYKLKKGMVMSVSLGLADLTNKDGKKEEQKKYALFVGDTVQINEGEAATVLTPVKKKIKNVGIFLKNDDEEDEEEDGDDAEELLGKGARSAALLADRTRNEMTAEEKRRAHQKELANSLNEEAKRRLTEQKGEQQIQKARKSNVSYKNVSQMPREKDIREMKIFIDKKYETVVMPIFGIATPFHIATIKNISMSVEGDYTYLRINFYVPGSSLGRQEGNIFPNPDATFVKEITYRASNLKAPGDTSVPSTNLQNAFRIIKEVQKRYKTREAEEKEKEGIVKQDSLVVNLNRSNPKLKDLYIRPNIAQKRMQGSLEAHTNGFRFTSVRGDKVDILYNNIKHAIFQPCDGEMIIVLHFHLKNAIMFGKRRHTDVQFYTEVGEITTDLGKHQHMHDRDDLYAEQMEREMRHKLKSAFKNFIEKVETLTREELEFEVPFRDLGFQGAPYRSTCLLQPTSSSLVNVTEWPPFVVTLDEVELVHFERVQFHLKNFDVVIVYKDYNKKVTMINAVPVNSLDPIKEWLNSCDIKYTEGVQSLNWTKIMKTIVDDPEGFFEQGGWSFLDPESEGSGGEEDSESEMEDETFNPSADETEVEEEDSDEDYSSETEDSNYSASLGSEEESGKDWDELEEEARKADKESHYEDEDTSNKKRKNPSSTLPPIKKKRRS